DNA sequence from the Streptomyces canus genome:
TGGACGGCGGACGCCTGGTGGAGACGGGCACACACGCCGAACTGGTGGCCCGCCGAGGCTCCTACGCCCGTCTCCTGGGCCCGCTCCCGGAGGACACGATGATCCTCAGGAAGGTGCCGGACGACACGATGATCCTCAGGCGCTGACGTGCAGGCCGTACACGTCAGAACGGCTTTGCCGCCGCCACGATCCGGGCCGGCAGATACGGCGACCGCACTCTGATCTCCCGGCCCCGCCGCCGGGCGTGGCAGACGAGGGCCAGGATGTCGAGGCTCAGCGCGGCGTCGGGGTCGGTGGGGCGGTCGGCGACGGCGTAGTGGTCGCGGTGGGCCGTGAGCGCGTCCAGGAGGGCCAGGTTGAAGCTCTCCTCGTCGCCCTCGACGAGCTGGGAGAAGAGCACCGCGGGCGGCGGCAGGACACCCTGGTCGCGGGCCTTCCCGGCGTCCCGCAGGGCCAGTTCCGTGGCGGGCTCGGGGTCATCGCCGCGCAGATAGGCGTGCAGGGCCCGCCGGTAGGAGGCCGGCACCGAACGGTCGGGGCCGACGCGCTCAGGGCCCGCCAGGACCAGCGGCGCCAGATGCTCTCGCCGACCCGTGACCAGCGCGAGGTGCACCGCCCGGTGCCAGGCTCCCGGCCCGGCGTCCTCGTCCCGGCAGGCGGGGTAGGTCACGGTCCTTCCGTCGATCGTCACCGGCACGTCGGTACCGGGCTCCGCCAGCGTCGTACGGAACAACGCTGCCCCCAGTTCCGCCGCCAGCCGCAGGTTCTCCAGCTGGGCGTCGCTCGCGTCGGGCGTGTGCGAGGCACGGGTCCGGAAGAGGAGCTCCTGGTAGGTGACGGCGTAGGCCAGCTCGAAGGTGGTGAGCGACTTGCCGGGCATCGGGGTGATGGCGTCCTGGGTGTACCGCTCGAACTGCTCCTCACTGTCCGGGTCCAGGGGACGCGGCTCCAGGGCCCGCCCGAACTCCACCATCCCCGCGGCGAGTTCGGCCACCGCGTCCGGGCGGCGGTCCCGGCCGTAGGGCCCCACGCGCGGCGGCGTGGCCTTGAAGCCGGTGACCAGCGCGTCCGGCAGATAGTCGCTGTCGACGGCCGGTGGCCAGCCTTCCTCGCGGTGGGCCAGTGCCGTCAGGGCGATCGGGAGGAGAGGGAGAAGACTGCCCGGACGCGCGCCGGGCCCGGGAGTGCCGGTCAGCGGCCTCAGCAGTCGTACGACCGCCTCGTCGAACCCCTCCCGGTCCCCC
Encoded proteins:
- a CDS encoding immunity 49 family protein produces the protein MRKDFANRIGSQVHSLSKAGPVTAWEWWLIAREFVEYLGALSVENPDLHSPEAKAVLEDAAEAAAGAVAYAAYFPRDHFEVFLTYPNWGLVYDREPGGTPEPVTAAKWLDAFCLAILAEKTQGHGEAFHFAREAPQQGRSGHPDAELINGFMACVIGDTGDDDVTHPPSREQKLTALDAALDRVRARETETGEHLADQPYGIGLRALRALTAGDREGFDEAVVRLLRPLTGTPGPGARPGSLLPLLPIALTALAHREEGWPPAVDSDYLPDALVTGFKATPPRVGPYGRDRRPDAVAELAAGMVEFGRALEPRPLDPDSEEQFERYTQDAITPMPGKSLTTFELAYAVTYQELLFRTRASHTPDASDAQLENLRLAAELGAALFRTTLAEPGTDVPVTIDGRTVTYPACRDEDAGPGAWHRAVHLALVTGRREHLAPLVLAGPERVGPDRSVPASYRRALHAYLRGDDPEPATELALRDAGKARDQGVLPPPAVLFSQLVEGDEESFNLALLDALTAHRDHYAVADRPTDPDAALSLDILALVCHARRRGREIRVRSPYLPARIVAAAKPF